From the genome of Solanum stenotomum isolate F172 chromosome 5, ASM1918654v1, whole genome shotgun sequence:
TTAGTAGGCATTGCAATTTCAAAAAGTAGAGTTGGGAAACATGTATTACACAAATAACGAAGGACCATTGCCCCTTAAGTCACCCTTCACATCCTCACTCCCTTTAACACTTAATTACGATGCATAAAAATTCAAGTAGCAACCTATTTTAATAggtctttctctaaaaaaaaattgaattaatatcACGTCTCagataaatcataaattataaaagaaGGTAACTGACATTGCAATTCTAAAAAGTAGAGTAGAGGAACATGTATTACATTACACATGTAAAGAAGGACCAAGGACCATTGCCCCTTAATTCACCCTTCACATCCCCACTGCCCTCCATACTTAATTACAATGCGCGAAAGTCCAAGTACCAAACTACTTTAATAGACCTTCCtcttaaaaatattgaatttcacgtgtcaaataaatcataaattatatATAGAAGAATGTAATGTAGTAGGCATCACAATTCCAAAAAGTAGAGTAGAGGAATATGTATTACATTacacaaataaattaaagaaggaCCATTGCCCCTTAATTCACCCTTCATAACCCCACTCCCCTCAATACGTAATTACGATGCATGAAAGTTTAAGTAGCAAGCTACTTTAATGGACCTtcctctaaaaaaaattgaatttcatgtgtcaaataaatcataaattatagAAGAATGCAACATAGTAGGCATCGCAATTCCAAGAAGTAGAGTAGAAGAACATGTATTACACACATAAAGAAGGACCATTGCCCCTTAATTCACCCTTCACATCCCCACTCCCCTCAATATGTAATTACTACGCGCGAAAGTCCAAGTAACAATCTACTTTAATGGACCTTCCTCTAAACAAAATGAATTACACGtgtcaaataaatcataaattataaaaaaaatagtaggcGTCGTAATTCCAAGAAGTAGTGTAGAGTAACAGTATTAACCACATAAAGAAGGACCATTGCCCCTTAATTCATCTTTCACATCCCCACTGCCCTCAATACTTAATTACAATGCACGAAACTTCAAGTAGCAAACTAGAGTACTTTAATAGGTCTtcatatgaaaaaattgaattaatatcATGCAAGCTATTAATTTACATATcagataaataataaattacaagctaaattaatatatacattgtCCATTCTAAGAACTtcgttgaattttttatttactttataaaaaaaaattaaatttgccTTGAGGTGACAAAGGAAATTGATAGTCCCCTATCAAgtatattaattatcaaaagGTGAATATATGAAGAAGGGGATGTATAACCTAACCTCCAAACATGGAAGAGAGTTGACCAAAGAACTTTATTGAATTATTAGAGGGAACATGTATCACACATAGAAAAAGACCTTACCCCACCCCACTCCAaccccaaaaaaagaaaattaaaccaCAAATATCCAAATGTGCCATTTATCATCCTATAAATATGAACATTAGCTTTCCCTAGTCCAAAACAAATTCAATACCAACTTCTCCAATGGCCCCAANcccaaaaaaagaaaattaaaccaCAAATATCCAAATGTGCCATTTATCATCCTATAAATATGAACCTTAGCTTTCCCTAGTCCTAAACAAATTCAATACCAACTTCTCCAATGGCCCCAACTTGCAACAAAAACCAAATGCATAGCCAAAATGGTAACCAATTTCCACAAGAAGTAGTAGTTGTTGTGGTTCCATTTCCAGCACAAGGCCACTTAAAccaacttcttcatttttctcgTCTAATTTCATCGTACAATATACCAGTTCATTATATTACCACCACAACTCATACTCGTCAGGTCAATTTTCGAGCTCATGGTTTTAAATCAACAGACAATATTCATTTTCACGAATTTCCAACCCCTATTTTCAACTCTCCTACACCTACTAACAACCCGAATCCATCACTCAAATTCCCTTCACATCTTCAACCTTCCTCTCAAATTTCCACAAACCTAAGAAACCCCGTTGCAAAGATTTTACATTCTCTCTCACATAAAACTCAAAGAATTGTTATCATCCACGATTCCTTAATGGGATCCGTTGTTCAAGATTATCGCAATATTCCAAATGCAGAAGCCTACACTTTCCATAGTGTTTCGGCTTTCACAATATTTTTGTACGTGTGGGAAAGTATGGGGAGGTCTTCTTCTATCGACGTTGATATGATAAAAGACCTCCCATCGAATGATGGTTGCTTCACCCCCGAATTTACTAAATTTGTTCGATCCGAACATGAGTATAGTAAGTTTAATTCGGGCAAGATTTATAACACGTCAAGAGTCATAGAAGGTCCTTTTCTTGATTTACTATCAAAGGAACAAATCAATAAAGGCAAAAAACAGTGGGCTTTAGGCCCATTTAACCCTATTACAATCTCAGGGTCCACCCAACAAAGACATTATTCATTAATTTGGCTAGACAAACAAGTACCTAAGTCAGTAATTTTTGTGTCATTTGGAACCACAACTTCATTTTCTTATGAACAAATCAAGGAAATTGCAATAGGGTTGGAACAAAGTCAACAAAAATTCATTTGGGTATTGAGAGACGCGGATAAAGAGAATGTTTTCTCACAAGATTTCACTAAAAAGATCGAACTGCCAAAAGGGTTTGAGGACAGAGTGAAAGAAAGAGGGATAGTGGTAAGAGATTGGGCCCCACAACTAGAAATCTTGGCCCATAACTCGACTGGTGGATTTTTGAGTCACTGTGGTTGGAATTCATGCATGGAGAGTATTTCAATGGGAGTTCCTTTAGTCGCATGGCCAATGCATTCGGATCAACCTAGGAACACGGTCTTGATAACGAAAATACTAGAAGTCGGGTTGGTCGTTAAGGATTGGGCTCAACGAGACGAGTTGGTAACGTTCGATAGAATCGAAAAGGTTGTGAGGATTTTAATGGCATcaaaagaaggagaagaaatgaGGAAAAGGGCAAAAGAGTTGAGTTTTGGTGTGAAGAATGCTGTGGGAGAAAATGGTGtcacaaaaaatgaatttgatgCTTTCATTGCTCATATTACTAGAGCAATTTGATATCGTCCGACATATTTTTATGATCAATAATATATGCagtatattttataagttcATATTTGTTAAGGTAATcaataaattattatgttacTATATCTAGTGCCATgcaatgtaatttttaaatttatatcaagtatttttattttgcttattactttttaaaatatatacgCATGTATACATAGTATAATATTGTCGTTTCAATCTTGTTTGTCTTAATTTGATTAGGCATGAagtgtaagaaaataaagaacGTTTTTGAATGCTGTGATATTAAACATATAATATAtcgaaatatcttttaattttgttatcttAATTAAATATGCTACATGGAATGTTTAGATTAAAGAGTtatcaaataattgaaaaagagaCGATCAGACTAAAAAAAGTAAGACTAATAATTGAAAcgataaaatattttgatgaagtaatATCTCGTGATATGTCACGGGCTTCAATACACAATAAGCATGTTTGCATGTGATGAGATCCAAACTAAACGGATCATTTGTCAGTGGGTTAACtctaatttattgttaataatgtaattaattaatgccaacaatattttaaattttttattagataaataatgagaattttttttttgtttgctttcattgatttgaaattttagaTCCTTAAAATAATCTCGAATAagcaattttaaaatataataatgctAACTTTAGaactttaatttctaaattttaatcTAATGCATAGATGTTTTTGTTAAACATATTTGTGAGTAGATATTCAAACTATATAGAGATAAAAAGATTTCTTTTATGAAACACATGGGCAACTTGATTTGATGGTTTATCTCCCGCTTCCGTGGTAGGAGGCTAGGCCGTCTTAACTACGAGACCAATAAAGCTAGGATTGTTCATGattatggttaaaaaaaaaagattgaattgCAATTCGAATCAAGCCGATTAAAAATATcgatattttgtttgatttgattaggtttgattttgaattttgaaaatcgatgctatttggtttggttttgattttactaCAAAAACAACTGCAAAAATAATCAAACCGAACATATAGATTAGATGTataaatttgtaattatttatatattattcataaataaaatataaaaattttgttaaattttaagtaacttAAGTTTTTAACTTTACTATTTTCTCAAGCacaacacttaaattttagcccAACAATTACAATCTTAAgtccaagtccatcaaaatttattactttaatCTTTACCTACCATACCTTTCATAAGATAGTCACATTTTTccttaattgaatcactttgttcgtgtaatGATAACTCTAGTATTGCTTGATTGAACCAACAATAGTTTTTTCTGTGGATTGTTCATGTACTAGCTGGTGTTTGTGTCTATCAAGATACGTATGtccttaaaaaatattattttcaaatcgaataaattagaaaaactgaaccaaatcgaATCAAACCATCAATAACCAAACCGAcagtttatttttttcgtttgatttggttttattttagaaatttaaaaaacccactagattgatttgattttgattttaaccaATAATTGATCTAAACCAAACCACAGACACCCTTAATTAAAGCCATAGCTTGGGGCCCATATTTTTGAGGCCCCcaattaatagaaaaaattatatgtacttttatttatttttttttttaaaaaaaacatgtaagaagtataaaaaaaaacaaaatgaccGTTGAAATGGAacattttttggaaataatttccttaagtgAAAATTATGTTTCCTCATTTATCTCTTAAAAATTTGAcccaatattattatttaccttatacttatcttttttattctctattttattatttttattctcaatATTAAACTCTCtcctacaattttttttttatttactgtTGCTTGCAagttttaaaagaacaaaatttcctTTTGGATGTCTTCTTCAAAATCTCGAGAAGTGCAACAAACAATCATTATATTAAAGGAACGCAACACTATTTTGATATTGTTATATCAACTTATCAATTTGTGACCCATATTTTTATTActctaactttattttataatttttctttaaaatttgtattgttgatattcttagctcataagtatatatatattcttgttttagttattattaaaatttattcaatttaaatatGTCAACTAGAAAATATGATTCCGATTTTacaaaaagggagaaaaagagaaaacttgaagaattaaatatattaaatttttcaaaagtaaaattaataaattcttatctaagatcaacaatgtctcaagagagattgaatgaATTAGTTATATTGTCAATNATAgtcccgggattaaattatagtaccgcttattttgttgtttggttggcaagttcgggataacttatcccgggattaataattagtaccgggataagttatccctctctttgggtggtatagtaatcccgggataacttatcccgggataaaataggtaaatgacaaaaatgtctctttcaacccttttgttatatcactttttacattaatgaagggcatttttgtaaacaaataaattgttcttaaaatttattattttgaatacaacaaaccaaacactcaataaaaaataatcccaacataacttatcccaacataacttatcccatcataactcattttcaaaccaaacgaccccttaaagtttagccCAACAATTACAATCCTAAgtccaagtccatcaaaatttattactttaatCTTTACctaccatatctttcataagaAAGTCacatttttcttaattgaatcactttgtttGTGTAATGATAACTCTAGTATTGCTGATTGAACCAACAATAGATTTTCTGTGGATTGTTCATGTACTAGCTGGTGTTTGTCTTTCAAGATACGTATGTCCTTAAAagattattactttcaaatcgaaaaaatcagaaaaactgaaccaaatcgaATCAAACCATCAATAACCAAActgacaatttatttttttcgtttggtttggtttgattttagaaatttaaataaCCCACTAGATTAATTTGGTTTTAATTTTAACCAATAACCAATCTAAACCGAACCACAAACACCCCTAATTAAAGTCATAGCTTGGGGGCCACATTTTTGGGTTGCCccaattattagaaaaaattatatgtactttaatttatttattttttaaaaaaaacatgtaagaagtataaaaaaaaaaaaatgacagttAGTTTTCCCACTTTTCCAAGGGAATGGAACATCTTTTGGAAATAATTTCCTTACGTGAAAATTGTGTTTCCTCATTtatctcttaaaaaaaaaatttgaccctatattattatttattttatacttatcttttttattgtttattttattatttttattctcaatATTAGTCTCtcttctacaatttttttttttatttatggttgCTTGCAagttttaaaagaacaaaatttgctTTTGAGtgtcttcttcaaaatcttGAGAAGTGCAACAAACAATCATTATATTGAAGAAACGCAATACTATTTCGATATTGTTATATCAAATTATCAATTTGTGACCCatgtttttattattctaactttattttctaatttttctttaaaatttgttattgttgatattcttagctcatatatatatattcttgttttagttattattaaaatttattcacTTTAAATATGTTAACTAGAAAATATGATTCCGATTTTacaaaaagggagaaaaagagaaaacttgaagaattatatatattaaatttttcaaaagtaaaattaataaattcttatctaagatcaacaatgtctcaagagagattgaatgaattagttatattatcaattgaaaatgaaTACTAAAACAAATCGACTATAAAACAATGATTAATGACTTCGCATCTAAAAAAGGTTagaaaagtagattttaaatataagtatatattacgattttttaatattttaagactaactttttagaatttaaatttttagcttagaGGACAAAAATGTTTCATGTGATTAGACCCCTACCTTGTAAAAGCCAAAAGACAACAAAGGCTGTTTTAAAAAGGTTTTTTTATACACTTAACTAAATTTGGCTTTGACACCTAAATATAGAATTCTTAAATTTCTAAAGATGTATGGTTTCTAATAATACACTTTCCAAATTTAGCTTTgatacttaaaataagtttttattaggGATGATAAAATTAACTCATAAAAATATGATTCGTTAATTAGTTTAAGCTTGAGCTTAGTTCATTTTATTAGATATTACATAACTTATACTAGTGAATACGGTAAaagttttcttatttcttgCCTTGCAAAATTAGGTCATAATTAAGAATACTTTAgctcattaatttttattaaatgagAAGGGAGGCAAGAATtaaaaattatctcaaaacaAGGCAATCCGTGCAAAAACTTGAATAACTTTTAGACGGGTCCATCCAAATATTACTTGAGGGCACAATGACTAAATAATGAATTTCATCCATGTCCCAACTCAATTCGTCCaatttttacataaatttttattttttgtttatttcttataattttatttaattacttttttctttattgtaattatatataatatatcaaatgaGAAAAGTCTCTTAAAAATTTTGATCACATTTCTCATGAAATAAGTTGAAAATACGTATTGTAGTCTAAATCAGTCTAAAATGGACAAGTTAAAATGAGCAGAGTTAATATGTCTGAACTTGATTAGATTGacaaatcatattttaataagttaattttatcattttaaaacattaaatttctttttttttttaaaagtcaaaatagATTATTCCATGCACACTAAATTAGTGAACAAGAGAGAAAGCTTAGAAAGTAGCAAAGCATCTATGAAACTTGACTTCATGTTTTtaacattttcttaaattttgtattctttttttctttgtttttggtTAAAGTAGTTACGTATTCGATTATAATTAAGTTCAATGAGTCCCTCGTGTAAATTAAATTCCATATTTAAATACTATTCTTTGGTTCATGAATGGAATTTTGAGGATATGAATCTAGTCAAGCATAAATAGTTATGTTGATGCGATATAATTAAGAGTTAATGgcgaaaaaaatatttgaattgttatttttatgCGAGTTTCACGCTagtttattttctatatattaaaatatatttagttGAGTACGTAGATTGTGATAGTTCAGTTAACTAGAAAAACATATCAATTGTGCTAGTCCATTATCtatgtattaaaatatatttagttGAGTACATAGATTGATATTTACTCAAATTCAAGAACTACAATACAccagaaataaagaaaaaataactacAATACAAACTTCACTTTCAAATTGTTTGACAAAAAATTTGCCTGTCAATTCAAATTTGTACAGCTAATGAAGACTACAACTATGTTGATTGCCTTTTCATACCATGGCCatcaccaaattttttttcatatggtGTCTGAAGTCTGCATTGAAGCCTCAATTAAATTTGGATCGCACACTACAGGACCCGAGTGACACTctcaacaagattttctccatacttaAGACTCGAACCCGAGATCTTTGATTAAGGATGGAACAATTCCACCACTGCACGACAACCCATGTTAGCTGCCGTCACCAATTAATGATCATGGACTTGTTTATGTTAGAGGTCTCATCTTAGATTCATATGTGGTTTATAGTTGTACATCAATCTATCTGGTTTTGGCCCTACACAGCTATGACCCGTTTATTTCCTAATGATGGTGACGACTAATCAGTTTGCATGTATCCCAATTATTTCACTAGAAACCTACATAACTATACCCTACATAAAGACGGCTTTCGTGGAAAGAAGTTGAAACAAAATACTTTAAGagagtaaaaaatttaaatgtgtCTCACACAACTAACATCACATAGTAAACATTTTCACCATGTAAACACCAATCAATTGGAACATCACTAACAATACAANTCCTAATGATGGTGACGATAAATCAATTTGCATGCATCCCAATTATTTCACTAGATACTTGCATAACTATACCCTACATAAAGACGCCTTTCGTGGAAAGAAGTTGAAACaaaacattttaaaagagtaaaaaatttaaatgtgtCTTACACAACTAACATCACATAGTAAAAATTTCACCATGTAAACACCAATCAATTGGAACATCGTAACAATATAAGTTTCAGAAGTTGACAAAGTGGATGGAAAGCTGATAAAGTTGTGAACAGACTGATGCAAAAGAGCTAAAAATGATAGAGCAGTCCAGCAGCCAAGGGATAAAAGTGTTTCTGGGGCTCTGACAAAGAGTAAAATACTGTTATACCTCATCTTAACAGATAGATTAGTTTAAAGTAAATTTCACCATTGTAACACATACATTAACACTGAAGGCAAAGAAGACGAGACATGTTATCTGCTGTTTCATTAATAATGTGTTGTGATTACACAACGATTAAACATCAATCCACAAACTGAAAATTCATAATTGTACCATAGTTCTTCACAGGGCATGCCAAGATTTGTATCTGTTGCTCGAAAGGATCATGGAAGGATAGGGAGCTCAACTTTGTTGAATGAGAAAAAGCTCAAACGTCCATGCTCAACAAGACAGAATTTCAACGGAATACCATGCGAATGTCTCTCAAGatcttcaatttcttctttgGAAGGTGGATACTCACTGCATAAGAAAATACATCACTCATAAAATAAAGCTACTTTGACAGTTAATGTAGATCAACGAAGTCGGATAAAGGAATTGAGGGAATCAGACAGAGCACGAGTGAGGGATTAAgtggaaaatattaaagaaactACCTTTTTTCCAGAATACCATCCAATCTGACAATCATGTTACTCTTAAACATTCAGCAATGTTCACCCATAGAATTGCTAAGCTAGTTATTTCAAGTTCCTATGATCAGCTAAATAATACTAGGAGGTGATTCAGAAAATTTTAGTAGGCACCTTAATATAAAGAACGCATTAATAAGGGTATCGTACCTAGCAAGACAAAGTACAAAACAGGGATCACCAGGAGCAGACTTTCTGAATCTGCTATTGGGAGGGTAAACGTCAAAGGCCAGTCTCAATCCACCAATCTGCATATTATTAATCATTTCAGAGATGAGAATACTGTTTCTTGATTCTTCATCTTCACTTTGAGCAGGCTCCGGCGTGTCTTGATTAACAACACAATTTACTTTTGACCTTCTTACTGACCAAGGAATCCCATGACGCCCAACTATATAACCAAGAGATTTCAAGTGCTTATATGCTTCATAATATTCCAAGGAACATCCACTTTTTCCTTCTGCAACCTTGTTGTATACATGTTCCAGAGAAAGGGGCGTGTCATCTTTACTGAGGAGATGTAGAGCCCCAATTTCGGTAAGATATCTACACAAAGAAATCAGTATAATTCTTTAAACACTGGAAATTGCAGAAGGTAAATCtcaaatgatacataaatttttcatatcaatTCCTAATACAAATAGATGTGTCAGAtggaaaaacttacctttaaatACTTGTTATCTATCTCTTTATATAATTTATCCATTTGGTTTTATATTGCTTCTCTAACCAGACTAATTTTAAACGTGTCGAAGCAGTAGACAAGTATGCAACTAAAGTTCCCAAGCATAACCCTCAGAGGGGTAACGAGACTATCACTAGGAGTATCAGAAATCTATACCAAAATCAGCCCTCAGAATCATCGATGAGAAGAAAGTCACCAGAAAAGTATGCCAATTTATTAACTGAACTATACAATGTTCACCTTTTTGCAACCAGAAAAACAAGAGAAATAATACCTCTTTCGAAATCTTGTTAAGATACCCAAGAAAAAgtattttcactttttcttgGCCAAACAGATCTGAAATTTGACTTCTGActaaatatactaaaaataccCCAGTTCTTATTTTCTCATGGCTTATTCTCAAATTATGCATGTACTCAAAGTCAGTAGTATTTAACTCTTCAACTACAGCAGAGAACCAAAAGAGAATTTTCATCACCTACAAAATCTCTTCGATGAAGCAATATATCTTGCCATAACGAACTATCCCAGTAGTTGTCCACAATCCACCCTTCCTCTCCACGACCTCAGCCATTCCTAATGGATCAAGCCACCGTGATCTTGAGATATCTTTCCTGAAGAAAAAGATTACTGCCTATTCACATTTGCCTATTCACATTTCTATATgtgtttcaaaattatttttaataatttatctaTATCATGAAATGAAACCTGAACTGCAACTTGGGTATATCAGTGGATGCATATGCACAACAATGGTCATCATCATCAGGATCCTCTCCGTAGCCTTCAGAATCACTAGTTCCTTCTGAAAAACTTGCCCACTTATCAGCTTCCATAGCTGGAATAAATAGCAAATTTccataaaagttaaaaatttagcACAGATTACAACCATCTTAGCAAGTAGAgacaaatcaaatataatgaaaTCAAATcccaataataacaataagCAACAAATGTATATTCATTGGAAAATTCAAAAGTTCACTTAGAATCAAATAATTTCTGAAAATACCAAATAACATAACAACATTGACAACAACACTGGCCATACCAAATAACAAACATAACAATCATTGACATCAACaacaccaaaacaacaataaataataatcaacaaaatcaacaatgaataaaattaattaacagaCAAAAGCGTAGACAAAAATATGTACTAAAAAGCAAAAAATGAAAGAAGGGTCACTGGGGAAAGCTTTTTCTGACCAGATTCAGCCTATTTCGGTGTGAAAATGGTGGTTGCTGGCTGTACTCATTTGGACAGAGTTCCGGTGGTTGTTTCCGACCTGGTTCGAGCTGCTGGTTGCAGCGGTGGTGAAGGGTGGTCGTTGTGAGTTGATGGGTTTGGAGATTTGTGGGTCTGGCGGCTGTTCGGTGGGTTTAGGGACTGTTTAGTCGCGTTTTTTAGGCTGGTTTGTGGTGGTTTAGGGTTGGC
Proteins encoded in this window:
- the LOC125864198 gene encoding zeatin O-glucosyltransferase-like, translating into NSIPTSPMAPTCNKNQMHSQNGNQFPQEVVVVVVPFPAQGHLNQLLHFSRLISSYNIPVHYITTTTHTRQVNFRAHGFKSTDNIHFHEFPTPIFNSPTPTNNPNPSLKFPSHLQPSSQISTNLRNPVAKILHSLSHKTQRIVIIHDSLMGSVVQDYRNIPNAEAYTFHSVSAFTIFLYVWESMGRSSSIDVDMIKDLPSNDGCFTPEFTKFVRSEHEYSKFNSGKIYNTSRVIEGPFLDLLSKEQINKGKKQWALGPFNPITISGSTQQRHYSLIWLDKQVPKSVIFVSFGTTTSFSYEQIKEIAIGLEQSQQKFIWVLRDADKENVFSQDFTKKIELPKGFEDRVKERGIVVRDWAPQLEILAHNSTGGFLSHCGWNSCMESISMGVPLVAWPMHSDQPRNTVLITKILEVGLVVKDWAQRDELVTFDRIEKVVRILMASKEGEEMRKRAKELSFGVKNAVGENGVTKNEFDAFIAHITRAI
- the LOC125866363 gene encoding uncharacterized protein LOC125866363, which translates into the protein MEADKWASFSEGTSDSEGYGEDPDDDDHCCAYASTDIPKLQFRKDISRSRWLDPLGMAEVVERKGGLWTTTGIVRYGKIYCFIEEILYLTEIGALHLLSKDDTPLSLEHVYNKVAEGKSGCSLEYYEAYKHLKSLGYIVGRHGIPWSVRRSKVNCVVNQDTPEPAQSEDEESRNSILISEMINNMQIGGLRLAFDVYPPNSRFRKSAPGDPCFVLCLASEYPPSKEEIEDLERHSHGIPLKFCLVEHGRLSFFSFNKVELPILP